A region of bacterium DNA encodes the following proteins:
- a CDS encoding histidinol phosphate phosphatase domain-containing protein, whose product MIDLHTHTIFSDGELIPSEHVHRAYVKGIKVLGITDHVDASNIDFVVPRLVKVCEGLNKRFPIKVIPGCELTHVPPETIQELADYGRSLGAKIVVVHGESIMDTVPKGTNLAACSSNIDILAHPGLITKEEVALAKKNGVFLEITARAIHAFTNGHLASLAKKQGANLVLNTDAHTSNEFIDLKTAEKIALGCSLSLSLLLSNSRFLVKKALR is encoded by the coding sequence CACAATATTTTCTGATGGAGAGCTTATCCCTTCAGAGCATGTCCATAGGGCATATGTAAAAGGGATAAAGGTTTTAGGGATAACCGACCATGTGGATGCCTCAAATATTGATTTTGTAGTGCCAAGGTTGGTTAAGGTTTGTGAAGGGCTTAACAAAAGGTTTCCCATTAAGGTTATTCCAGGGTGTGAGCTTACCCATGTTCCACCAGAGACAATACAAGAATTAGCCGATTATGGAAGAAGCTTGGGTGCAAAGATTGTGGTTGTTCATGGAGAGAGCATTATGGATACAGTTCCAAAAGGAACAAACCTTGCCGCTTGTTCTTCCAATATTGACATATTGGCACATCCAGGCTTAATCACAAAAGAAGAGGTAGCTCTTGCAAAAAAGAATGGGGTATTTCTTGAAATTACAGCCAGAGCCATCCACGCTTTTACAAATGGCCATCTGGCAAGCTTGGCAAAGAAACAAGGGGCAAATCTTGTCTTGAATACCGATGCCCATACATCAAATGAGTTTATAGATTTAAAAACCGCAGAAAAGATTGCTTTGGGATGCTCTCTTTCCCTTTCTCTTCTCCTTTCAAATTCCCGTTTTCTTGTCAAAAAGGCTTTGAGATAG
- the queF gene encoding preQ(1) synthase, with translation MKYKELAKAGLDIELPKIEVFENQFVDYEITIKIPEFTSLCPKTSLPDFGCITIVYTPDKLCIELKSLKEYILGYRNLGIFYENAVNRILEDIVKATSPKQVKVIGEFNPRGGIISKIETGYPRV, from the coding sequence ATGAAGTATAAAGAGCTTGCAAAGGCTGGATTGGATATTGAGCTACCAAAGATTGAGGTATTTGAAAACCAATTCGTAGATTATGAGATTACCATAAAAATCCCGGAGTTCACATCTTTATGCCCAAAAACCAGCCTTCCCGATTTTGGATGTATCACCATTGTCTATACCCCGGATAAGCTCTGCATTGAGCTTAAATCCCTAAAGGAATACATCCTAGGATATAGGAACCTTGGGATATTCTATGAGAATGCGGTAAATAGGATTTTGGAGGATATTGTTAAAGCAACAAGCCCAAAGCAAGTAAAGGTAATTGGTGAGTTTAACCCAAGGGGTGGGATAATCTCCAAGATTGAGACAGGCTATCCGAGGGTATAA